In Granulicella mallensis MP5ACTX8, the sequence ATCGCGGCGATGGTGCTGGCAGCAGTGGTAATACTCTGCTTCGTGATCTACAGCCTGTCTCTAAAGGTGGGTGCAGCAGGACTCGCGCAAAACAAAATGATGCCAGGCCCCGTGTTACAGCATGGAACCCTGCAAGTTCCAGCGACAGATGTGCGGCCCGAGTGGCGAGGATAGTGATGCGAAACAAAACAGCAAATACGAGCATGCTGGATGCGCTACTGCGCGAAGCCGAAAACAAGCTTGGTTCCGCGGGCCGCAAGGGCAAGACACTACACACACTGCCCATGTTGTACCTGTTGGGCGACACCAATGCCGCCAAGACAACAGCCGTCCTGCGCACCGACTGGAATGCGGAATTGATCGCCGGCGAAGCAATGCGTGATGGCGAAGTCTGCCCGACCTCCACCCTGAACCTTTGGTTTGCCGATGGCGTACTCCTCGCCGAAACAGGCGCCGCGCTCAACGACTCCCCTGCGCAGAGGCGTCGACTCTTCGCCAAAACGCGCCCCGGTTCATGGCGAACCTCTTTTCGCGGAGACGCTCCTCTGCGCGCTGCCGTGGTCTGCGTAAGCTGTGAGCGCCTGCTTGGGGCCAATGCAGCCTCAGAGCTTGCGGCACTGGCCGCAAAGACAGGTGAGCAACTACGCGAGCTCGCAAAATTTCTAGGGACCGCTGTGCCGGTCTATGTACTCTTCACGAAAGCGGATCGCATCCCCTTCTTCGCCGCTTGGGTACGCAACCTGTCGACTGACGAGGCAAGCCTGTTGCTGGGTGCCGCGCCACGAGATTTTTCTGTACGTCCGGGCAGCACATGGGCAGAAACAGCTTCAGCCACCATCCTGCAAAGCTATGATGGGCTACTATCTGATCTCCAGGGAACAAGGCTTCCGCTGCTGGCGCGTGAGACCGACGGCCCCGTCGCTGCGGAAAACTATGAGTTCCCTCGTGAGATGCGCAAGCTGCGTAACTCACTCTCAGCATTTTTGATCGAGTTAGTTCGCCCCAGTCAGCTTCATGCGAGCCCTCTATTGCGAGGCTTTTATTTCACCGGCGTTCGCGCGCACATGGTGGAACAAATCATCTCAGAGGCGGCAGCAACTCCAAAAGCAATAGCCCAACAGGATGCCGGCGCCACCCGAATATTTTCGGCCTTATCTGCACAACAAGGCGCAGCATCTGCGGATTCTTTTGCTCCGCGTACATCCTCAAAGAAGACGGCTCAGTGGACCTTCCTGCCGCGTTTCTTTCCTCAGGCAGTGCTTCGCGACGCGGCGGCGCTCGCCGGAAGTGGCACGACACGGCAGGCTTCTCTGTTTCAGCGCTTTGTATACGGGACAGCTGCAGCTCTCTTATTGTTGCTCCTGATAGCATTCACGGTCTCTTACTCGAACAACCATACGATCGAGAAGCAACTGAACGCCGCAGACCAGCAACTCGCGCACAACGAAGCTGTAGGAGGAGCAAACGAGCTCGCGGCCATGTCTCAGCTCGAACAACTCGATATTCTGCGCTCTCACCTGGTACAGCTTGAGCAATGGCAGCGCGAAGGCGCGCCCCTGGGATATCGCTGGGGCCTCTATCACGGCAATACGTTGCTTGCGCCAGCACGCCGGCTGTACTTCGAGCACTTCCGCGCACTGCTACTCACGCGAACCCAGAATAACCTTATCGCAGAGCTCGGCGGACTGCCGGCCACGCCGCCACAAAATGCCGACTACAACAGCACCTACGAGGCCCTGCGCGGGTACCTCATTACAACGTCTTACCCGCAGTACAGCACCTCAGCCTTTCTGGCTCCTGTATTAACCAACCACTGGCAGAATGGCGCGACCATATCGTCCGAACACCGCGCTCTGGCACAGCGTCAATTCGCATTCTATGCGGATGAACTCACGCTGAACAATCCTTATTCGATAAGACCGGTCGACACCTCCGTAAATCAGGCGCGCACTTACCTCGCAGGCTTCGGTGGCTTCGAACGTATCTACCAGAGCATCCTGACTGCGGCCAGCAGGCAAACTGCCTCCATTGATTTCAATGCACAGTTCCCCCACTCTGCGGAGACGATTCTGGAACCACATATCGTCTTAGGAGCATTTACTCCATCCGGTTATACCTTTATGCAAAACGCTCTTGCTCACCCCGAGGTCTACTTCCGTGGCGAAGCCTGGGTACTCGGCGACAAGGCTCCGGCAACCATCGACACCGGTTCACTCAAACAGCAATTAACCACAAGATATGACACGGACTATATAACGACGTGGCGAGCCTTTTTGGACCAGGCCCATGTAGTAAAGGCCCGCAGCCTGGCGGAAGCGGGAACGAAGCTGGGCATCGTCTCCGGAACAAACTCGCCGCTTCTGGCACTTATCCAAACAGCCTCCTACAACACTTCTGTGCAGGATAAGTCCATCTCCGATGCTTTCCAGGCACCGCAGACACTCGTACCTCCGGCAAACAAGGACCAGTACCTTACAGCCAGCAATAAAAATTACGTGGACGGTCTATTAACTCTGCGCAGCAGCATTCAACAGGTAACAGCATCGCCTAGCGGCGCGCTCGGTCCTGCCGCAGCCGCCCCGATCGCCTCCGCAGCCTCTGCCGCGCATCTTGCCGCACAACAAACGGCGCAGGCCTTCCATATCGATGCGCAGGCACACACGGATGCAGTAACACTCGCGCTGATGGAGGCTCCGATCACCTCCGCCGATGCGCTTCTACGTGGCCTCGGACCGGCAGAAGCCAACGCAGGCAGCAGAAGTTTCTGTTCTGTCGTCAATGGCCTGTTCTCGAAGTTCCCATTCAACCCTGCAAGCTCTGTGCAGGCCACGCCCGCCGAGGTGACAGCCGTGCTGCAACCAAACTCGGGTGAGCTATGGCAGTTCTACAACACGAATCTGAAATCGTTGCTGGTACAACAGGGTACCCACTATAGCGAAGCACCGAACCCACCCATACGGGTGAACCCTGCATTCCTGCGCTTCTTCAACCGTGCCGCGGATCTTTCAGCCGCATTCTTCCCTGCGGGCGCCACCGCACCTTCACTCACCTTCACGCTGCATAACCTCCCGAGTAACGGAGTGCAGAAGGCTACTTTGAAGGTAGATTCGCAGACGCTTGCCTTGAAAGATCCGCCCAAGCAGTTCACCTGGCAGGCAGCCAATGCAGCCAATGCCAGCCTTACGGCGAACGATCTTCCACTTACTTTTACTGGGGTATGGGCAGTCTTTGAGATGCTCGACAAAGGAAAGATCGAACGCAGTATCACGCCAAACACTTACGATCTAAGTTTTGCTTTGGAGCTTGCCAATACTCCGGTGCGTGCGCCAGACGGAACGCCCATCGTAGTGGACTATGAGCTCTCGGGACCCGGGGCTTCGGTACTCGCCCCGGGATCGATGAGTGGCCTACGCTGCGTAGATAGCGTGGCAAGATAAAAATACTTACTGCCTACTACTCAAGCCAGTTGAGTAGTAGGCAGGTAACATTATCGGCTCCTCCGCGATTGCGGGCGAGCTCGATGAGAGCAGCACACGCAGCATCGGAAGCTATGGATGGTGAAGCCATAGCGGCAATCTCTTCGTCGTGAACATAACGCGTCAAACCATCGCTCGCAAGCAATATTCGATCGCCCGGCTCAAGCTCTGCTGCAAATAAATCAGCCTCTACTACAGCTCCAATACCGATCGCACGTGTGATCGTGGACTGTAATGGTGAGTTAGCTGCATCCCTGGCCTGGATTGTCCCTTCCCTCACCTGTTCCGCGAGAAAGGAATGATCGAGAGTAATCTGCGTTGCAGTGTTCTGGCGCAATAAATAGGCACGACTGTCCCCTATATTCGCGATAACTGCGGATGTACCTTCGACAGCAATCGCAACGAGTGTCGCCCCCATTCCACGTAGAGAAGGGTCGCTTTCTGCGCGCGCATACACGGCTGCATTGGCACTGGCGACGGCATGGTAAAGCGCATCAGAGATCGAAATTGCACTGCTAGTGGAATGATGCAGCAACCGATAGGCAGTAATCAGCTGTTCGACAGCCATCTGGCTTGCAACCTCACCGCCTGCACACCCACCCATTCCATCCGAAACGGCAAAGATGCCCAACGGCAGGTCATAGGCAAAACGATCTTCATTATTCTGCCTATGGCAGCCTATGTCGGTCTGCGCTGCTAATTCAATTCCATTACATATCTCTGTCGGCACTTTCCGCAGACCTCCGCTAACTCGATTTTACATCCATCACATTCCTCGTTAGACCTGTAGCTTTCAAAAATCAGCAAGAGTATTTCATTCGCAACATCACACGAAACTATCGTAAACATCTTGTTTCTACAGGGAAAAATCGCAATCAAGCTCGCACCGACACCACAGAAAAATATGCAAAACGCTGAGCCGAGGCTTTCAATATAAGCATATGAAGCAATTGAAAAGGATGAATTACCGGAACCTTTTTTGTAAAAACACTTACATTCCGAAATCGAGCTATGCAGATCGTTTTCTGAGGCAAGCCCTGAACAAGGGCCAGGCTGAAACAGGAAGATTATTTTGGACACTTCCGGCACAAAATATAGGCAAGTGGCCCCATACGGTTGAACCATCATCGGCTGTCGAAAAATGGACGGTTTCAACCTCGAAACAAGTCCCCAAAATTCGAAAGGCCAGCCACAAGTGACCGACCCTTCGTTTGACTCCGTAATTTCAGAAAATCAGGCAGCAGCTCTTCGTATTACTTAGCCGCTGGCTTTTCAAGATGCCCACCGAACTCATAACGAAGTGCGGAGAGAATTTTATTGGAGAAGTCAGCCTCACCGCGCGAAGTAAATCGCTCGTAGAGCGAAGCCGTCAGCACGGGCGTAGGCACACCTTCATCGATTCCGGCTTTGATCGTCCAGCGTCCTTCGCCTGAATCCGAGACACGGCCTCCAAACTTTGCAAGCTCCGGATCTCCCGCCAGCGCGGACGAAGTTAGATCCAGCAGCCACGAAGCGATCACGCTGCCACGACGCCATACTTCGGCAATATCCGGCAGATTGAAGTCATATTGGTAGTGCTCCGGGTCGCGCAGAGGCGTCGTCTCCGCATCGATCTCATGCGTGTGCTTGCCAATGTTCGCAGACTTCAACACACCCAAACCCTCGGCATAGGCAGCCATCATTCCGTATTCGATCCCGTTGTGCACCATCTTGACGAAGTGTCCGCCACCGCTGTCGCCACAATGCAGATATCCCTGCTCCGCGGTGCTGACCACGTTCTCGCGTCCTGGCGTGTGCGGAATATCTCCGATCCCGGGAGCGATTGTCTTGAAGATCGGATCGAGATGCTCTACCGCAGCCTTCGGTCCACCGATCATCATGCAGTAGCCGCGCTCCAGTCCCCATACGCCGCCGCTGGTTCCCACGTCGACATACTGGATTCCCTTCGGAGCTAGTTCCTTGGCGCGCCGAATATCATCGATGTAGTAAGAGTTCCCTCCGTCGATCAGGATGTCGCCAGACTCCAGGTGAGGAGCGATCTCGGCGATGGCCTTCTCCACAACGCCCGCCGGAATCATCAGCCAGATCGCACGTGGCTTCGCCAGCTTGCTCACCAGATCCGCCATAGAGGAAGCTCCCGTGACGCCCTTTTCCTTCGCCAGTTCTTCCACAACCTTCGGCGACATGTCGAAGACCGTGCATTCATGTCCATGCGCGACCAGCCGCTTCACCATATTCGCGCCCATTCTTCCCAGTCCTACCATTCCAAGTTGCATCTGATCTTTTCCTCTTCCCTTCGTCTGGTGGATCGTTGAACATCGACATGCGTCAATCGTGATCTCACATGTCCTGCTGCAAATTGAGTACGCGGATCGTAAGATTTCCCGCCACTATCTTTCGGTTGGATGATACAACGTCGCCTTGTTCTGCCTGTAAGACGCTTCTTTAC encodes:
- a CDS encoding Stp1/IreP family PP2C-type Ser/Thr phosphatase, coding for MPTEICNGIELAAQTDIGCHRQNNEDRFAYDLPLGIFAVSDGMGGCAGGEVASQMAVEQLITAYRLLHHSTSSAISISDALYHAVASANAAVYARAESDPSLRGMGATLVAIAVEGTSAVIANIGDSRAYLLRQNTATQITLDHSFLAEQVREGTIQARDAANSPLQSTITRAIGIGAVVEADLFAAELEPGDRILLASDGLTRYVHDEEIAAMASPSIASDAACAALIELARNRGGADNVTCLLLNWLE
- a CDS encoding ImcF-related family protein, with product MRNKTANTSMLDALLREAENKLGSAGRKGKTLHTLPMLYLLGDTNAAKTTAVLRTDWNAELIAGEAMRDGEVCPTSTLNLWFADGVLLAETGAALNDSPAQRRRLFAKTRPGSWRTSFRGDAPLRAAVVCVSCERLLGANAASELAALAAKTGEQLRELAKFLGTAVPVYVLFTKADRIPFFAAWVRNLSTDEASLLLGAAPRDFSVRPGSTWAETASATILQSYDGLLSDLQGTRLPLLARETDGPVAAENYEFPREMRKLRNSLSAFLIELVRPSQLHASPLLRGFYFTGVRAHMVEQIISEAAATPKAIAQQDAGATRIFSALSAQQGAASADSFAPRTSSKKTAQWTFLPRFFPQAVLRDAAALAGSGTTRQASLFQRFVYGTAAALLLLLLIAFTVSYSNNHTIEKQLNAADQQLAHNEAVGGANELAAMSQLEQLDILRSHLVQLEQWQREGAPLGYRWGLYHGNTLLAPARRLYFEHFRALLLTRTQNNLIAELGGLPATPPQNADYNSTYEALRGYLITTSYPQYSTSAFLAPVLTNHWQNGATISSEHRALAQRQFAFYADELTLNNPYSIRPVDTSVNQARTYLAGFGGFERIYQSILTAASRQTASIDFNAQFPHSAETILEPHIVLGAFTPSGYTFMQNALAHPEVYFRGEAWVLGDKAPATIDTGSLKQQLTTRYDTDYITTWRAFLDQAHVVKARSLAEAGTKLGIVSGTNSPLLALIQTASYNTSVQDKSISDAFQAPQTLVPPANKDQYLTASNKNYVDGLLTLRSSIQQVTASPSGALGPAAAAPIASAASAAHLAAQQTAQAFHIDAQAHTDAVTLALMEAPITSADALLRGLGPAEANAGSRSFCSVVNGLFSKFPFNPASSVQATPAEVTAVLQPNSGELWQFYNTNLKSLLVQQGTHYSEAPNPPIRVNPAFLRFFNRAADLSAAFFPAGATAPSLTFTLHNLPSNGVQKATLKVDSQTLALKDPPKQFTWQAANAANASLTANDLPLTFTGVWAVFEMLDKGKIERSITPNTYDLSFALELANTPVRAPDGTPIVVDYELSGPGASVLAPGSMSGLRCVDSVAR
- the gnd gene encoding phosphogluconate dehydrogenase (NAD(+)-dependent, decarboxylating), whose product is MQLGMVGLGRMGANMVKRLVAHGHECTVFDMSPKVVEELAKEKGVTGASSMADLVSKLAKPRAIWLMIPAGVVEKAIAEIAPHLESGDILIDGGNSYYIDDIRRAKELAPKGIQYVDVGTSGGVWGLERGYCMMIGGPKAAVEHLDPIFKTIAPGIGDIPHTPGRENVVSTAEQGYLHCGDSGGGHFVKMVHNGIEYGMMAAYAEGLGVLKSANIGKHTHEIDAETTPLRDPEHYQYDFNLPDIAEVWRRGSVIASWLLDLTSSALAGDPELAKFGGRVSDSGEGRWTIKAGIDEGVPTPVLTASLYERFTSRGEADFSNKILSALRYEFGGHLEKPAAK